In Pseudomonadales bacterium, a single window of DNA contains:
- a CDS encoding DUF5062 family protein, with the protein MKKIKNESALFKEAIRVGTIYLQKRGVDHFDTTDDVGFKAKAIYTLLVMDKLIQPLPKAHEDNVNIKHKLAIWISKRLPEDHELLR; encoded by the coding sequence AGAAAATAAAGAACGAAAGTGCCTTATTCAAAGAGGCCATTCGAGTGGGTACCATCTATTTACAGAAAAGAGGAGTAGATCACTTCGATACTACCGATGATGTCGGTTTTAAGGCTAAAGCAATTTACACGCTCTTGGTCATGGATAAGTTGATTCAGCCATTACCGAAAGCACATGAAGATAACGTAAATATTAAGCATAAGCTGGCAATTTGGATTTCCAAACGCTTACCAGAAGATCATGAACTACTGCGCTAG
- a CDS encoding uracil-DNA glycosylase family protein translates to MNTFDNTVALLQEVRACKICEPDLALGAKPVLQFAANAKLLVVGQAPGIRVHETGIPWNDPSGERLREWMGVDSQTFYDPSQIAIVPMGFCYPGKGKSGDLPPRKECAQLWRNKIHQCLPNIELTLLIGQYAQQYYLGKDALTLTQRVSNWRHYLPSYILLPHPSPRNNIWLRKNSWFEEVVVALRRQVSQILL, encoded by the coding sequence TTGAACACCTTCGACAATACGGTTGCGTTGCTTCAGGAGGTACGCGCCTGCAAGATTTGTGAGCCTGATTTAGCACTGGGTGCCAAGCCGGTATTACAGTTCGCTGCCAACGCCAAGCTTCTAGTGGTTGGACAGGCACCTGGTATCAGGGTCCACGAAACCGGAATTCCCTGGAATGACCCAAGTGGTGAACGGCTACGTGAATGGATGGGCGTAGATAGTCAAACATTCTATGACCCATCACAAATCGCGATTGTCCCGATGGGTTTTTGCTATCCCGGTAAAGGCAAGTCGGGAGACCTGCCCCCGCGCAAAGAGTGCGCGCAATTGTGGCGGAATAAAATTCATCAATGCTTGCCAAATATTGAATTAACGCTATTAATTGGTCAATATGCACAGCAATATTATCTAGGTAAAGACGCTCTGACATTGACCCAAAGGGTCTCGAATTGGCGCCATTATCTGCCCTCTTATATACTGCTACCTCATCCTTCGCCGCGCAATAATATCTGGTTACGTAAAAACTCTTGGTTTGAAGAGGTGGTTGTCGCATTGAGGCGTCAGGTTTCTCAGATTCTTTTATAG
- a CDS encoding BolA/IbaG family iron-sulfur metabolism protein has translation MSVKDVIEMKLNKAFQPTYLQVVNESFRHSVPPGSESHFKVTLVAEEFAGSSAVKRHQMVYKLLADELNSGIHALALHLYTDEEWRAKGGIEPESPACRGGSK, from the coding sequence ATGTCGGTTAAAGATGTTATAGAAATGAAGCTAAACAAGGCCTTTCAGCCCACTTATTTGCAGGTAGTCAATGAGAGTTTTCGCCATAGCGTACCACCTGGCTCAGAATCACATTTTAAAGTGACTTTGGTTGCCGAGGAGTTTGCGGGGAGTTCTGCGGTCAAGCGGCATCAGATGGTATACAAACTCTTGGCTGATGAACTTAACAGCGGTATCCACGCGCTTGCTCTACATCTTTATACAGATGAGGAATGGCGTGCTAAAGGGGGAATAGAGCCTGAGTCACCTGCTTGCCGGGGCGGTTCGAAATAA
- a CDS encoding rhodanese-related sulfurtransferase, whose product MAEYQVVALYKFATLDNFEKMRKPLFSLCVERRVTGTLLLAYEGINGTIAGTQSDVETVLNYLRQDKRLSDIDYKVSVSETNPFLRMKVKLKKEIVTLGIEGVDPNQKVGKYVQPKDWNQLISDPDVVLIDTRNDYEVDIGVFAGAINPDTESFRDFPSYVVTHLNPAKHKKVAMYCTGGIRCEKASAFMLQQGFTEVYHLQGGILKYLEEVPEQESLWQGECFVFDRRVAVNHQLEPGSYDMCYACRRPISDKDKASEHYQTGVSCPRCIEEYTDKDRTRFSQRQKQVELGKQRERVHIGVSRAEIQRTKAEKQQRKAALAERAKAGQLTKR is encoded by the coding sequence ATGGCAGAATACCAAGTTGTGGCACTCTATAAGTTTGCCACCCTTGATAACTTCGAAAAAATGCGTAAGCCCTTATTCAGTTTATGCGTCGAACGGCGGGTAACCGGCACGTTGCTGCTAGCGTATGAAGGTATCAATGGTACTATCGCTGGTACGCAATCAGACGTCGAAACAGTGTTGAATTATTTGCGGCAGGATAAGCGTTTATCCGATATCGACTACAAAGTATCCGTGAGTGAAACCAATCCATTTTTACGCATGAAAGTGAAGTTGAAAAAGGAGATAGTGACTCTAGGAATAGAAGGTGTCGATCCGAATCAGAAAGTTGGAAAGTACGTGCAGCCTAAGGATTGGAACCAGCTTATTAGCGATCCTGATGTCGTTCTGATTGATACCCGTAACGACTATGAGGTGGATATCGGTGTCTTTGCCGGGGCGATTAATCCTGATACGGAAAGCTTTCGAGATTTTCCAAGTTATGTGGTGACCCATCTAAACCCCGCGAAGCATAAAAAGGTAGCTATGTATTGCACTGGAGGCATTCGCTGTGAAAAGGCGAGCGCCTTTATGCTACAGCAGGGATTTACAGAAGTTTACCACCTTCAGGGCGGTATTCTTAAGTATTTGGAAGAAGTGCCTGAACAGGAAAGCCTCTGGCAAGGAGAATGTTTTGTTTTTGATCGGCGAGTTGCGGTAAACCATCAATTGGAGCCCGGTAGTTATGATATGTGCTATGCCTGCCGTCGCCCCATTTCAGATAAGGATAAAGCCTCTGAGCATTACCAGACGGGGGTTTCTTGTCCGCGCTGTATTGAAGAATATACAGATAAAGATAGAACACGTTTTAGCCAGCGCCAGAAACAGGTTGAATTGGGTAAGCAACGTGAACGGGTACATATTGGTGTTTCCCGCGCGGAAATTCAGCGGACAAAGGCGGAAAAACAGCAGCGCAAGGCTGCTTTGGCGGAGCGTGCTAAAGCCGGTCAGTTAACAAAGAGATAG
- a CDS encoding GMC family oxidoreductase, with protein MRKFALSDESVVVVIGSGAGGGTLANELAQRDINVVCLEAGKRLAAHEVVNDEAIMFERFTWFDRRIGSGIAPKDFPVWTCKTVGGTTMHWTASCPRMQEHEFRARSTYGDIADANLVDWPIGLQKLAPYYERAEDKMGITGTHGIERLPGNNNYKVLEAGARAVGYRDIDTNNVAINSKPRDGRASCLQLGFCTSGCVVQAKWSTLYTEISKAETTEHFELRSESMAVRINHDTTGRAASVEYIDNMGQRHVQRARIVCVAGNAVETTRLLLNSSSEHFPAGLANSSDQVGRNYMRHFALPVIGIMPGPVNIHRGTHQAGIVKDERHHDPKRGFNGGFLFLTVPFTPEIISKIILKDLWGERLVEVMEQYDHMAAMLVHGEDMPQQSNRISLHATEKDANGLPVPVVHYEDHPNTKAMKKYAAQKGQAVYEALGAKEIFTAQDVFPATHNMGVARMGTNPQHSVCNSWGQTHDIKNLFISDGSLFPTVGCENPTLTIVALVIRQADYIEQALKKGVL; from the coding sequence ATGAGAAAGTTTGCGCTTTCCGATGAGTCGGTAGTTGTCGTAATTGGGTCTGGGGCTGGCGGAGGAACGCTGGCTAATGAGCTTGCTCAGCGTGACATTAACGTCGTCTGTCTGGAGGCGGGCAAGCGTTTAGCGGCGCATGAAGTGGTTAATGATGAAGCTATCATGTTTGAACGTTTTACCTGGTTTGATCGACGTATTGGTTCTGGCATTGCGCCTAAAGATTTCCCGGTCTGGACTTGTAAAACAGTGGGAGGCACGACCATGCACTGGACGGCCTCCTGTCCACGCATGCAGGAGCACGAGTTCCGGGCACGCTCAACTTACGGGGATATAGCCGATGCCAATTTGGTGGACTGGCCTATCGGCTTACAAAAGTTAGCACCCTATTATGAGCGCGCAGAAGATAAGATGGGTATTACCGGCACCCACGGCATTGAGCGCTTGCCAGGCAATAATAATTATAAAGTACTGGAAGCAGGGGCTCGCGCTGTTGGCTATCGGGATATAGATACCAATAATGTTGCTATTAATTCAAAGCCACGAGATGGCCGGGCATCCTGTTTGCAGCTGGGTTTTTGTACCAGTGGTTGTGTTGTGCAGGCTAAGTGGTCGACACTCTATACTGAAATCAGTAAGGCGGAAACTACCGAGCATTTTGAGCTTCGATCTGAATCAATGGCGGTTCGAATTAATCATGACACGACGGGGCGAGCAGCGAGTGTTGAGTATATTGATAATATGGGACAGCGGCACGTGCAGCGGGCGCGAATTGTTTGCGTTGCGGGCAATGCGGTGGAAACCACGCGCCTGTTGCTGAATTCTAGTTCTGAGCATTTTCCTGCGGGCTTGGCCAACAGCAGCGATCAGGTGGGGCGCAATTATATGAGACATTTTGCCTTGCCTGTGATTGGTATCATGCCGGGGCCAGTCAATATTCATCGTGGCACTCACCAGGCCGGGATCGTCAAAGATGAGCGCCACCATGATCCCAAAAGGGGTTTTAACGGTGGGTTTCTATTTCTCACCGTACCCTTCACGCCAGAAATTATTAGCAAAATTATCCTCAAGGATTTATGGGGTGAGCGTTTAGTGGAGGTGATGGAGCAATATGACCATATGGCGGCCATGTTGGTGCATGGTGAAGATATGCCACAGCAAAGTAACCGGATTAGTCTGCATGCAACCGAGAAAGATGCCAATGGCTTACCGGTGCCTGTGGTGCATTATGAGGATCATCCTAATACCAAGGCGATGAAGAAATATGCCGCACAAAAAGGGCAGGCTGTTTATGAGGCACTGGGGGCGAAAGAGATTTTTACAGCGCAGGATGTATTTCCTGCAACTCATAATATGGGTGTTGCCCGTATGGGCACTAACCCACAGCATTCAGTTTGTAATAGCTGGGGGCAAACCCATGATATAAAGAATCTCTTCATATCCGATGGCAGCTTATTCCCGACCGTTGGCTGCGAAAATCCTACCCTAACCATCGTTGCTCTCGTGATTCGACAGGCCGACTATATTGAACAGGCATTAAAAAAAGGCGTACTATAA
- a CDS encoding 3-hydroxybutyryl-CoA dehydrogenase produces MEGSNLSVIGVGRMGCGIALSFAYAGYPITLVDSEDRSEQRFAELVAATLPLLQADLDFLKSVSVISEQQSTEILARISIVPKANAASYLQQADFIFEAVSEVVEIKKSTYAWLNDIASPKAIFASTTSTMLANKLAEFVRDSSRFSNAHWLNPAYLMPLIEISPSQGTSDETVTKLKTLFEKMGKKPIVCAASPGYIVSRLQALALNESARMVEEGVASAEDIDNAVRYGFGIRYAILGMLEFVDWGGGDILYYACNYLADNIDQKRFAPADIVKQNMENHRNGLRDGVGFYEYEGVDLDAYRNRKLAAFVNLLKHLELMPRAK; encoded by the coding sequence ATCGAAGGATCAAACCTGTCCGTTATTGGCGTCGGGCGTATGGGCTGTGGCATTGCTTTAAGTTTTGCTTACGCAGGCTACCCTATTACCCTCGTTGATAGCGAAGATCGTTCCGAGCAGCGTTTTGCGGAGCTGGTTGCCGCTACTTTGCCGCTATTACAGGCAGATCTGGATTTTCTTAAAAGTGTCAGCGTTATTTCTGAACAGCAATCGACAGAAATTTTGGCGCGCATCAGTATTGTGCCTAAAGCGAATGCTGCGAGTTATCTGCAACAGGCAGACTTTATCTTTGAAGCCGTTTCTGAAGTCGTTGAGATTAAAAAAAGCACTTATGCCTGGCTTAACGATATAGCCTCACCAAAAGCTATTTTTGCTTCGACGACATCCACTATGCTGGCTAATAAGCTAGCGGAATTTGTTCGTGATAGTTCCCGCTTTTCCAATGCCCATTGGCTGAACCCCGCCTATTTGATGCCTTTGATCGAAATCAGTCCGTCGCAAGGTACTAGCGATGAGACCGTGACGAAGCTCAAAACACTATTTGAAAAAATGGGTAAGAAACCCATTGTTTGCGCGGCGTCTCCGGGATACATTGTGTCTCGTTTGCAGGCGCTTGCCTTAAACGAGTCCGCACGAATGGTTGAAGAGGGCGTCGCCAGCGCAGAAGATATTGATAACGCCGTTCGCTATGGTTTCGGCATCCGTTATGCGATTTTAGGCATGCTGGAGTTTGTCGACTGGGGTGGCGGAGATATTCTTTATTATGCCTGCAACTATTTAGCGGATAATATTGATCAAAAACGATTTGCACCGGCAGATATCGTTAAACAAAATATGGAAAACCACCGTAACGGCTTAAGAGACGGCGTTGGTTTTTATGAGTACGAAGGTGTTGATTTGGACGCTTATCGCAATAGGAAGTTGGCGGCCTTTGTGAATTTACTGAAACACCTTGAATTAATGCCTCGGGCAAAATAG
- a CDS encoding TonB-dependent receptor gives MKKITYGLTPLLATSLLATAVVQANEGGTGFALEEVVVTARKREENLQSTPIAVSAFTERELAYRQIDSTDKLSDITPNLTFDSASPSSGSSSTAQIFIRGIGQTDFTPVTDPGVGLYIDGIYMARSVGGVLDFLDVQRIEVLRGPQGTLFGRNTIGGAVAIYSKKPEPDASGSVQIQVGDDDMRYITAKANMPVSEDLLTNFAISSRKRDGYVDRIFGGPSTGDDDSLAGRGSLLWTPTDNFELYATADATKIRENGTPGVTGGVNDKASFGAMANGVLASCTAVNINPNFDGSQPNGPPTLPWINVGAGGAPGCLTPDTFNGEYKSGGTFPTKSDLDIWGASVEMTWNVNDWLTIKSITGYRDMDMESSRDGDNTPGIIFATRDFYEQDQFSQELQFSGVAMEDRLKWLLGLYYFEEDGFNKNPVYLPVGGIQSGGIFDNESKAAFFQATYDMTDKLALTFGVRYTEDTKQFKPDQISYGDASSSGLFPNVFPNFAGFYLQSGGGPPLAAGERLATYAWFEEKFDDTNIMLNLSYQVTDDFMAYVTYSEGYKGGGFDQRFTQFTAVPSSFDPETVESYEVGFKSDLLDSQVRLNVAVFHTDYTDLQIIIREGFNPITYNGGEATIQGGEVELTWVPTDRWYVTTSVGYIDAEYDKLDTRVTTNLTPLEKSFKLVNTPELSAAIGVAYTFDLGDWATLTPRVDWSYHDEQENDAINTPQIHQDSYDMLNASMSLETTDGRWEGLLSFRNITDEEYIITGNSSFQTSAAYVEQVYGRPFEWSLSVKYNFF, from the coding sequence ATGAAAAAAATTACCTATGGGTTAACCCCATTGCTGGCAACAAGTTTGCTCGCCACTGCTGTTGTGCAGGCAAATGAAGGCGGGACGGGTTTTGCTTTAGAAGAAGTGGTGGTGACTGCACGGAAACGTGAAGAAAACCTGCAATCCACACCAATAGCCGTTTCAGCTTTTACTGAGCGCGAACTGGCATACCGTCAAATTGATTCTACTGATAAGTTAAGCGATATTACGCCAAACCTGACCTTCGATTCGGCTTCTCCGTCATCAGGTTCAAGTTCGACGGCGCAGATTTTTATTCGTGGCATTGGCCAAACGGATTTTACGCCGGTCACCGACCCAGGCGTTGGTCTTTATATTGACGGCATCTATATGGCCCGTTCGGTAGGCGGCGTGTTGGATTTTCTGGATGTACAGCGCATTGAAGTATTACGTGGGCCACAGGGAACCCTGTTTGGCCGCAATACTATTGGCGGCGCGGTGGCTATCTATTCCAAAAAACCGGAGCCGGATGCCAGCGGCAGTGTTCAGATTCAGGTGGGTGATGATGATATGCGCTACATCACTGCCAAGGCGAATATGCCCGTCTCTGAAGATCTGTTAACTAATTTCGCAATATCTTCGCGTAAGCGCGATGGGTATGTCGATCGTATCTTTGGTGGGCCTAGTACCGGTGATGACGATAGCCTCGCTGGTCGTGGTTCGTTGCTCTGGACGCCAACCGATAATTTCGAACTCTATGCTACAGCGGATGCAACCAAGATTCGTGAAAATGGTACTCCCGGTGTTACCGGTGGTGTTAACGATAAAGCATCGTTTGGCGCCATGGCTAATGGCGTACTGGCCAGCTGTACCGCAGTTAATATCAATCCAAACTTTGATGGCTCCCAGCCAAACGGTCCGCCTACGTTACCGTGGATAAATGTCGGCGCTGGTGGTGCTCCCGGTTGCTTAACGCCGGATACGTTTAACGGAGAATATAAATCAGGCGGTACATTCCCGACGAAATCGGATTTGGATATCTGGGGTGCGAGTGTCGAAATGACCTGGAATGTTAACGACTGGCTGACGATTAAATCGATCACCGGTTATCGTGATATGGACATGGAATCGTCGCGTGACGGCGATAATACTCCCGGTATTATCTTTGCGACACGAGACTTTTACGAGCAGGATCAATTCAGCCAGGAACTGCAGTTTTCCGGTGTGGCTATGGAAGACAGGCTGAAGTGGTTGTTGGGTCTCTACTACTTCGAGGAAGATGGTTTTAATAAAAACCCGGTGTATTTACCCGTAGGTGGAATTCAGAGTGGTGGTATCTTTGATAACGAGTCAAAAGCGGCGTTTTTTCAAGCCACTTATGATATGACCGATAAGCTGGCATTAACTTTTGGGGTTAGATATACCGAGGACACTAAGCAGTTTAAGCCGGATCAAATCTCCTACGGAGATGCTTCTTCCAGCGGTCTCTTCCCTAATGTATTCCCGAATTTTGCCGGATTCTATCTGCAGTCAGGGGGCGGGCCGCCTCTTGCTGCCGGAGAACGCTTGGCGACTTATGCTTGGTTTGAAGAAAAGTTTGATGACACCAATATCATGTTGAACCTGTCTTACCAGGTGACCGATGATTTCATGGCTTATGTCACTTATTCGGAAGGCTATAAGGGCGGTGGTTTCGATCAGCGTTTTACCCAATTTACAGCCGTGCCGAGTAGTTTTGATCCTGAAACGGTGGAAAGCTATGAAGTCGGATTCAAGTCTGATTTGCTGGATAGTCAGGTCCGTCTGAACGTTGCGGTATTCCATACGGATTACACAGACTTACAGATCATTATCCGTGAGGGATTTAACCCCATCACTTACAACGGTGGTGAAGCAACCATCCAAGGTGGCGAAGTAGAGCTGACCTGGGTGCCGACTGATCGTTGGTACGTAACCACTTCCGTTGGTTATATCGATGCGGAATATGACAAACTCGACACTAGGGTTACCACTAACCTGACGCCCTTAGAAAAAAGCTTTAAGCTGGTCAATACGCCGGAGCTGAGTGCAGCGATTGGTGTTGCTTATACCTTTGATCTGGGCGACTGGGCAACTTTAACACCCCGGGTGGATTGGTCATACCATGATGAGCAGGAAAATGATGCGATTAATACGCCTCAGATCCATCAGGATTCCTACGACATGCTGAATGCATCGATGTCATTGGAAACCACGGATGGCCGCTGGGAAGGTCTGTTGTCTTTCCGAAATATTACGGATGAAGAGTATATCATTACCGGCAACTCATCTTTCCAGACGTCAGCGGCTTACGTAGAGCAGGTTTATGGACGTCCTTTTGAGTGGTCATTGTCCGTTAAATATAACTTTTTCTGA
- a CDS encoding FAD-binding oxidoreductase: MVDHKPTRRTFLKRLTSACALGMVASFNASAAFAKQVGDTLSRIKGTVIRKTDKFYEDWRQGMTWYVRIPKRYPDTMILAQSVEDVIEAVKYARERDLKVSIRSTGHSISASPLRDESVMIDLSQLREVSFDVENQTAWLQPGMRAQEFQELANARGLAFPTAHTNVVGMGGFLLGGGLGWNLQKWDISCRSVLGAEIVTADGELIQVNEKEHPDLLWAIRGAGPGFFGIIVRYHVKMYPMPRAITKSSYIVTEEHIPMAVEQLQRLAKEKDINAEILGVLKHSADIPGMPKEGIAFIVSVIAFADSAEQAQKILAPFAASPIADKAHLKKVNRPHTFSELFEGQLITDATAPDRTSIDNMWTDNLGNAVLKMVDILRESPSKRSFVITVWGVNPSKRTDTALPHFADDYMSYYALADKPEHIEPNYLWMDKIKATMDDGFAKGHYINETEFVRYPEHIKQCFTEEGWKRLETLRTKYDPQSVFHTYIGYS; the protein is encoded by the coding sequence ATGGTTGATCATAAGCCTACACGTCGTACCTTTTTAAAAAGGCTGACTTCAGCCTGTGCCCTGGGTATGGTGGCGAGTTTTAATGCGTCGGCTGCTTTCGCCAAACAGGTCGGTGATACCTTGAGCCGCATTAAAGGTACCGTCATTCGAAAGACAGATAAATTTTATGAAGATTGGCGTCAAGGCATGACCTGGTATGTGCGCATACCCAAGCGTTATCCCGATACCATGATTTTGGCGCAATCGGTTGAGGATGTGATCGAGGCCGTTAAGTATGCGCGAGAGCGAGACTTGAAGGTATCCATCCGCAGTACAGGTCATAGTATTTCAGCTTCGCCGTTACGGGATGAGTCAGTCATGATCGATTTATCCCAGTTACGTGAAGTCAGCTTTGATGTTGAAAACCAAACGGCTTGGTTGCAGCCGGGAATGCGCGCCCAGGAGTTTCAGGAGCTGGCGAACGCCCGAGGCCTAGCCTTTCCAACCGCTCATACAAATGTGGTGGGCATGGGTGGCTTCTTATTGGGTGGCGGTTTGGGCTGGAATCTACAGAAGTGGGATATTTCTTGTCGTTCAGTGTTGGGTGCAGAAATCGTAACGGCAGATGGCGAACTGATTCAGGTTAACGAAAAGGAACATCCCGATTTGCTTTGGGCGATTCGCGGTGCTGGCCCTGGCTTCTTCGGTATTATTGTTCGTTATCACGTAAAGATGTATCCGATGCCGCGAGCCATTACTAAGAGCTCCTATATTGTAACGGAAGAACATATCCCTATGGCGGTGGAGCAGCTACAGCGACTTGCTAAAGAAAAGGATATTAACGCCGAGATTTTGGGCGTCCTAAAACATAGCGCGGACATACCGGGTATGCCGAAGGAAGGCATTGCCTTTATCGTCAGCGTTATTGCCTTTGCCGATAGCGCAGAGCAGGCGCAGAAGATACTGGCTCCTTTTGCGGCCAGTCCAATTGCGGATAAAGCTCATTTGAAAAAAGTAAACAGGCCGCATACTTTCTCGGAGCTGTTTGAAGGGCAGTTGATTACTGATGCCACTGCGCCGGATCGAACCAGTATTGATAATATGTGGACGGATAATCTGGGTAACGCGGTGCTTAAAATGGTTGATATATTGCGGGAATCGCCATCAAAACGCTCTTTTGTGATTACCGTTTGGGGTGTAAACCCAAGTAAACGCACCGATACAGCGCTACCACATTTTGCCGATGACTATATGTCCTACTATGCGCTGGCAGATAAACCTGAGCATATCGAACCAAATTATCTCTGGATGGACAAGATTAAAGCGACGATGGATGATGGTTTTGCGAAGGGACACTATATCAACGAAACTGAATTTGTGCGCTACCCGGAACATATCAAGCAGTGCTTTACCGAAGAAGGCTGGAAGCGTTTAGAAACACTGCGGACTAAATACGATCCCCAGAGTGTGTTCCATACCTATATCGGGTATTCCTAG
- a CDS encoding aldehyde dehydrogenase family protein — translation MADVKQTELWIGGEWTPPSSGVYLDDFNPSDDSLYSRIASGTADDINRAVQVAKEAFHANKGLLAHQREIWFLRAADLVERDRQEYLDILVDEVGSPIFKAQFEVNYCINALRAIASVPRRIRGEVIPSESPDVFSMAVRSPVGVVAAISPFNVPLLKVTKQGTMPLACGNAVVHMPSEFASQVSIKFAQTLHEAGVPAGLFNVITGNPFEIGDVLTSHKQVNAITFCGSPVVGKHVAELAAKDLKPITLELGGKSPLIVLEDADIDAAVQAAVFGIFFFQGQACMASSRILLQSTIADEFTEKFVAAANNVSMGDLRSPEAFVGPIISPRQRDRVRAHVDQAKAKGAELLCGGEWVGNRCRPTILRGVNESMDVCRNETFGPVTSLYTFDTIGEAMEKANDTEYGLSFSIFTRDIEKALSMAQQAKSGAVHINRATIQDEPNPPFGGSGLSGFGREGTEAELDILTEWKWITVNNPKV, via the coding sequence ATGGCTGATGTAAAACAAACTGAATTATGGATTGGTGGGGAATGGACGCCGCCTTCATCGGGAGTTTATCTGGACGATTTTAACCCTTCAGATGATTCTCTCTATTCAAGAATAGCGAGTGGTACTGCTGATGACATTAATAGAGCGGTGCAAGTTGCCAAAGAGGCTTTTCATGCGAATAAAGGTCTGCTGGCTCACCAGCGTGAAATCTGGTTTTTGCGCGCGGCTGACTTGGTCGAGCGGGATCGCCAGGAGTACTTGGATATCCTCGTTGATGAAGTGGGCTCCCCGATATTTAAAGCCCAGTTCGAAGTCAATTATTGCATTAACGCACTGCGCGCCATTGCCAGCGTGCCGCGTCGAATTCGAGGTGAAGTCATTCCCTCCGAATCCCCCGACGTATTTAGCATGGCAGTACGTTCACCGGTAGGTGTGGTTGCGGCGATTTCGCCGTTTAATGTGCCGTTGCTAAAGGTCACTAAGCAGGGCACGATGCCTTTGGCCTGTGGTAACGCCGTAGTACATATGCCCTCCGAATTTGCCTCGCAAGTTTCAATTAAGTTTGCGCAAACACTGCATGAGGCGGGTGTGCCAGCTGGCCTGTTTAACGTTATTACGGGCAACCCCTTTGAAATTGGTGATGTGTTGACCTCGCATAAGCAAGTGAACGCAATTACTTTCTGCGGCTCGCCCGTTGTCGGCAAGCATGTGGCGGAACTGGCGGCTAAGGATCTTAAACCTATCACACTGGAATTAGGTGGTAAAAGCCCACTGATCGTTTTGGAAGATGCGGATATTGATGCTGCCGTGCAGGCTGCAGTGTTCGGCATTTTCTTCTTCCAGGGTCAAGCCTGTATGGCTTCCAGTCGTATTCTATTGCAGAGCACGATCGCTGATGAGTTTACTGAAAAATTTGTCGCCGCTGCGAATAATGTCAGCATGGGCGATTTGCGGTCTCCAGAAGCTTTTGTTGGACCGATTATCAGCCCAAGGCAGCGTGATCGAGTGCGTGCTCATGTGGATCAAGCTAAGGCGAAAGGCGCTGAACTGCTTTGTGGCGGCGAGTGGGTGGGTAATCGTTGTCGCCCAACAATCCTACGTGGTGTGAATGAAAGTATGGATGTTTGCCGTAACGAAACCTTTGGCCCAGTGACTAGCCTGTATACGTTTGACACGATTGGCGAAGCCATGGAAAAAGCGAACGATACCGAGTACGGCCTGAGTTTCTCTATCTTTACACGGGATATTGAAAAAGCGCTGTCAATGGCGCAGCAAGCAAAGTCCGGCGCTGTCCATATTAACCGTGCAACGATTCAGGATGAGCCTAATCCACCCTTCGGCGGTTCAGGACTAAGTGGGTTCGGTCGTGAAGGAACAGAAGCAGAACTGGATATACTCACCGAATGGAAGTGGATTACGGTGAATAATCCAAAGGTATAA